From the genome of Candidatus Saccharimonadales bacterium:
ATCTTCGTACGTTTGTGGCGTGTCGAAGTTAATCACATGGCTCACATTTGGAATGTCCAGTCCACGAGCAGCAACATCGGTTGCGACCAATACTTTCACGCGGTTGTCTTTAAATTGCTTTAAAGCACGCTGACGTTGTGATTGGTTTTTGTTACCGTGAATTGCAGCGGATGGAATTCCGACATTATCAAGGTGGTCAGATAGGCGCTGTACACCAAACTTCGTTTCACCAAAGACAAGAACCTTGTCGTATTCTTTGTTACTAAGCATTTCAGTCAGTAATTCAACCTTGTGGTTTTTGTCACGGGCTTCAATAACGTCTTGTTCGACGTGGTCGCTTGTTTCGCTCGTACGAACAGAAACAGTCACAGGGTTGTTCAGGAATGCATGAACAAGTGATTCAATTTCAGGGGTAATTGTCGCACTAAAGAATAGTGTCTGACGATCTTTAGGCATTTCGCCAACAATTTGGCGAATGTCAGGCAAAAAGCCCATGTCAAGCATACGGTCAGCTTCATCAAGAACAAGAGTCGTCATGTTGTTAAGCTGCAATATACGGCGTTGCATAAGGTCTTTTAGACGACCTGGCGTACCGATAATAAAGTGTGGGCGACGTTTTAGATCACGGATCTGGCGATCAACGCTCACACCACCAACAACAAGTGCTGAATAAAGGTTTAGGCCCTTTGCAAACTCACGGAATTGCTCGTCAATCTGCTGAGCAAGCTCACGTGTTGGAGCCATGATTAGCACGCTTGGGCGAAGTGTAATACCACTTTGGCGTTCGATAATTGGAAGCAAGAATGCTGCGGTTTTACCCGTACCGGTGTTAGCTAGGCCGATAACGTCCTTACCTTCAACGATATGTGGGATTGCCTGGTCCTGGATTGCGCTAGGTGTTATGTAACCCTTGCTTGCAACATTGTGGTGCAATTGAGCGCCAAAAGGAAAGTCCGCGAATTTATTTTTAGATTCGTAAACGTTTTCTTCGTATGCGCCGGCTTTGTTAATAAACTTAGCTGGATTAATATATTTTTTAGCTGGGCCGCGATTACCGCCGCCTCGGCGTCCGCCACCACCGCCACTGTGGAATCCTCCACCTTGTGGACGTGAATTGTTTGGACGACCTGTTCGTCTTTGTTGAAATGCCATAGAAAAAATAACCCTTTCGTTATGTAGTTGATAGCTGTATATGCAGACTAAAGGATAGATATATCCTTGGAAGAACAGCGAGATGATGTTTCGGTGGCCGCGCAGGTTACTTATTTATCTTCAGGCGCTGGTCTTTGAAAGAGGCTCGACATTCAATGAATGCAATATGCTAATAATAGCACACTTATGTCAATTTGTCTAGTATCAGATAGATTTTATAGTAATATTTGCAGAAATAGCTCGGTGGTCAGAACCACCATCTTTAGATACTGAAAAACCTACAGCCTGGATCTCTGGTGATGCAAATATATGGTCAATCTGTGCCATGCGGATACTTGGCATCCATTCCATTTCCCGAAGTTTTGGTGTCGTCGTAGGTATATGCAATAGATCGATATCGCGCAGATTTGTTTCTGACTCTAAAAATCGTAAGGAAGTACCTGTTGCCATTTCAATTAACATTCCCGCACGTCCTTTTATGCGTTTATGAGGAATGAGAAAAGTCATACCTTTTACTACCTTATTTTGGATAAACTGACTTTTTTGATCAAGGTGCATAGCGTTAAAATCACCGAGCATCACCGTGGGCATATTACTAGAATTTATAAATGATACAGCATCTTTTAACTGCGCTAATCGTCGCGTTTCTGTCCGTTCGTCAAGATGAGTCGCGATAAAACGTATTTTTTGGCCAGATTTCGGATCTTCAATAACAACAGCCAAAAGACCGCGCACATCGTTCCATCTTAATTGCTTATTTTCAAGAATTTTGAACCTGCTTAACACCCGAATATAAATATCATCTGGATGATCTTCGTCGTTACGCTCATCATACCTTGCATCTTGCCATTCATATCCCATTTTCTGCAGACGTTCATTAACTCCTGTGGCGGGTTGTCCCATATATGCTTCCGGCAGAATAAATACATCAGCATTAATTGTTTCGATCATATTTAAGATTTTCTCAGGTGTGCCACGACGCTTTTTTGTCATCAATGTCAACCGGCCTTCAACATTCCAGGACGCAATCTTCATGGTTATAGCTTTTCTTTTATGTCAGCAATCTGATCACGGAGCTCCGCAGCTTTTTCAAACTCAAGATTGGCACTTGCAAGTTCCATTTGGCCTGTCAGGTCTTTAATCAGAGATTTATATTCATCTTTTGGAATCTTTCTAAGATCAAGTTTCGGTTTTTTGTCCTTATCTTTATCTGGAATAATCGCACGCAGGCCTTCGTCAATTTCTTTGGCAATGCTCGTCGGCGTAATACCATGTTCCAGGTTGTATGCATTTTGAATTGCATGACGGCGTTTCGTTTCGTCGATTGCTGCTTGCATCGACCTCGTGATACGGTCGGCATACATAAATACTTTGCCTTCTTCGTGGCGAGCGGCACGTCCAATTGTTTGAATCAAGGCACTTTCACTACGTAAAAAGCCTTCTTTATCAGCATCCATAATCGCTACCATGCTTACCTCGGGAAGATCTAATCCTTCGCGGAGCAGGTTGATTCCGACAAGCACATCGTACACACCCATACGAAGATCTTTTAGAATATCGCCACGTTCAAGCGTATCGACATCACTGTGAATATATGCCGTTTTAATACCAATCTCTAAAAGATAGGCCGATAAATCCTCAGCCATGCGCTTTGTGAGCGTGGTTACAAGAACACGCTGGTTTTTGGCTGTCCTATCGCGAATTTCGGCTATCAGGTCATCGATTTGGCCTTCAGTTGGGCGAATAATAATTTCCGGGTCTAATAGTCCGGTTGGGCGAATAATTTGCTCTGCGGGGGCTGGACTGTGTTCAAGTTCGTAGTCACCAGGTGTTGCCGATACATAGATTGCTTGGTTGATGTGATTATCAAATTCAGCAAAAGTAAGCGGGCGATTATCAAGAGCTGACGGCAGGCGGAATCCATGTTCAACCAACACTTCTTTTCGCGCACGGTCACCATTATACATACCTCGCACCTGAGGGAGTGACTGGTGGCTTTCATCAACGAGTAGCAAAAAGTCGTCTGGAAAATAATCCATAAGTGTCGCAGGCTGTTCACCTGGTTCACGATTGGTTAAATATCGGCTATAATTTTCGATTCCCTTTACGAAGCCTGTTTCTTCCAGCATCTCAATATCGTATTTGGTTCGCTGTGAAAGTCGCTGTGCCTCGAGCAGTTTGTCGTGTTTTTCATACCACTCCACACGCTCTTCGAATTCGCGTTTGATGTTTTCAATAGCAACTGCAAGCTTTTGTTTAGGCGTAACATAGTGACTGCTCGGAAAGATTGTCGTGCTATCAGGCTCGCCCAAAATCTCACCCGTCAATGGATCGATCCGTGTAATACGATCGATGTCATCGCCAAAAAATTCAATTCGGTAAGCCACATCATCGCCTGCTGGAAAAACGTCAACGACATCGCCTTTTACTCGGAATGTCCCACGGTGAAAATCTATGTCATTTCGTTGATATTGAATGTCGGTCAGCAGGCGAACAAACTTGTCTTGTTGACGGCGTTCGCCCTTCGTGATGGTAATTGACATCTCAGCATAGTCGTCAGGTGATCCAATGCCATAGATGCAGCTGACACTTGCAACAATAATGGTATCGCGGCGGGTTAAAAGCGCACTTGTTGCGGCGTGACGCAAACGATCAATCTCGTCATTGATCTTGCTGTCTTTTTCGATGTATGTGTCACTGCTACTGATGTACGCTTCTGGCTGATAATAATCGAAGTAGCTAACAAAATAATGGACTTCGTTGTCGGGAAAATAGGCTTTAAATTCACTAAACAGCTGTGCGGCCAAGGTTTTGTTGTGCGCCAATACAAGCGTTGGCGCCTGGCGATTTTGAATAATATTCGCCATCGTGAATGTTTTACCTGATCCGGTAACCCCCAAAAGAGTTTGTTTACGTTCACCGCTTTCAAGACCAGCGATTAACTGGCTGATAGCACTCGGCTGATCACCAGTTGGCTGGTATTTGGTTTGAAGACGAAATTCTTGACTCATTCCCTCTATTATACGCTAAAACGATTATCCCCAACCAGCACGCTTTGCGCTGATCTGGCTGTCAGTACCATCGTGGACGAAATCAGCGTACTTCTTGTCGAGCGCTTCGATTACTCGAGTCACGAGTTTTTTTGGATCGGTATCATAAATAATCTCTTTAGCGCCGGGTGCTTCAATATGTTCAAGAAGCGTCGGTGCATAGTCTGCTAGACCACCACTACCAAGTAACACGCCGCATACTTTGCGGCTTTCAAGCGCGGTTGATAGTTCATGTAAACTTCCCATTCGTCCACCGACAGTGATAATCGCGTCACAGCTACGAACCAAGTGAACGTCCCGGCCAACGTACTCCATGCCTGTGAAATTAATATAATCAAACTCTTTCGTTGGTAAACGATAGGTTGCCACATGTTCTCGGAATGAACTAGCCGGCGAAAATCCAACAGAAAAACCACGTTTTCCCTTAACGCTGACAACGCCCATAGCGGCATAATGCGGCAAGCCAATTGTCGCGCCGGTTAGAAGTGTCTTCCCTGCTTCGGAAATGGCTTTTCCTAATTCAAAAGCTAATTGGTGAGAGGATTGAACCGTGTCACCCGACGCAGCTCCGGAGACGCAGATTTGATATCGCATTTATTGTAACTCCTGTGAATGATAGTCCTTTGGTGCGCCTTTAAGGTACTCGTCAAGCTCTTCTCGGTGTAAGAGTCCTGCTTGTGCGCCAAGTTTTTGTACGACGCTCATGCTATTGATAGGTGCCCATGTTAGTGCGGTTTCAAGCGACTCGCCTTGTGCAAGGGCTGCCACGATAGTTGAAGCAAACGCATCGCCCGCACCAGTTCGGTCGTATGGAGGTGCTGGATCTGGGTAATTCGGCATTTTAATAACCTTCTTTTTGTCAGATGCGTAGGCGCCGTCTGGACCATCGGTAATAACAACAATTTCCGGTCCTAGCTCATGAAGCGCACCAGTTAGATCTGCAATTGATGATATATCTTTCCCGGTGACCAGCACTGCTTCTTCGCGGTTCATGACAACCATATGACTGCGTCGATACACCTCAGCCAACTTTTTAGGTCCCCATTCAAAATGGAATGTACCGGGCTGGAATGCTAGCTTGGTTGAAGGGTGCTGGTTAAGGTATTCAAGCATGTCCTCATGAAGCTGCCAAGACGATTCGCTAACGAGCGCAAGATATATCCAATCGGGCACCTGGAGAGGTTCTTGCCATTTGTAATCATACGCTTCATTTTTTACAAGAATAGTGCGGTCTGCGCCATAGCGAAGAACGTAATAATAATTTGACTTAGTATTCTCCTGCACGGATATCATGCTCGTATCTACTTCTTCTGAATGCAGATAAACGATTGACTCTTTGCCGGGGACGTCATCACCAAGAAAAGCCATTAGACTAGAGTTCAGCCCAAGTCGGCTAAAAGCAACTGCGGCGTTCGGGGAAGGTCCGACTGCTTGGACGATATCAACGCGCTCATATGGTGGTTTTGAACCAAATTCCATACTGAGTCGCTTGCTTCCATCAGGATCGGTATCTATTCGTGCTTTATCCTCACGTAACTTTATGAATGCATCTGTGAAGATATCACCTATACTCAAAATAGACGGCGCAGGGGCTGTGTTGCTTTTTTCACGTTCTGCAATATGCTCCGGGTGATCACACATTTTAATATCGGCATCGTCAAGAAATTGCTCAACGACTGCAACGTCAGTACCTGCAACACCCGTATAGCGATGGATGATTTCTTTGGATAACTCACATTGCAAATGCTCTAACGAACGCGTTCCATGTCCGGCAGCATGTTTTGCGTTCTCGCGAATATCTGCTTGGTTGAATGAGATGGCCTCTCCATCAAGGATAAGACCCGCGTAGGCTGTTTTTTCGTATAGAACTTCACTGTCAGCATGAGCATTTAGTGCATTTTCAAGTTCTTCTTTAGTAGTATCTGCTGGATCGAGTCCTAATTTACGCATTACGGCGTGAGCATGATGCCTGATATCGCCAATCAATTTAACATCAACGCCAGTCTGACCAGTCGCGCGTTCAAGCTTTTGCAAGGACGCGCTGAATAATGGATCTTTTGCACCAAGTAAATCTTGTAAAAATTTTGCCACGTCTGTACTACTCCACTCTTGTTTTATTACCCGTAGTATATCACGCTCATGCTTATCACCGCTAGACGTTACATACTAGAAAGGTTTTTCGTGAAGTGGCATTTCATGAAGTCGAACATCGCCATGAAGAATGCCTACTTTCGCACCAATTTTCGTCACAACGGATGTAGAATTAGCGCTTGCAAAGATAATAGAATGTTTGAGGCTTTTACCCTTCACCCACTGACTCAAAAATCCAGAGGCAAACGCATCACCAGCGCCTGTTCGATCTATAACAGGAACATCCTCATACATACCAGCTCGCACAATTGTCTTGCCGTCACTCGCAACGACACCGTTAGGTCCATCGCTCACAATAGCAACAGGTACGTAATTAAGCGCATGGCGAACAAGCTCTTCAAGTGTTTCGCCTTCAACGATTTGTTGCATTTCCTCTTTGTTCATGCAGAGCACTTCGACACTTTCCAGAAGGCTCTTGAGCTTCGCAGGATCAGCTAATTCTGGCCCAGCCGGGTTTAGCATCACTTTTGTACCATGTTTTTCGGCATGATCAACGATATGCCGAAGAAGGTCTATGCCACCATTGGCAAGTGAGGTAGGATATACCCAATCTGCTTCTTCAACGGCTTTAAAATCGATGTCCGTTCCTTTTTTATCTGTCGAAACACCCCGGTGATTTAAAATCGTTCGCTCTCCGTTTGTTGCGATAAGGATTGTCGAGTATCCAGCCTGGTAATGATCCTTGCGTACGACACGCGAAGTAGCGACTCCTTCTTGATCAAGGTCACGTAAGATCGTTTCAGATGCAGGATCGTGTCCTAGAGTCCACATATACTCGGCATGCAGCCCTTGCCTTGCGAATGTAACCGCGACATTGCTAGCGTTACCGCCAGTTGCAAAGGTCACTTCGCTTACTTCCATTTTTACACCTAGCGGTAGATGCGTATAGGCGATTTTACCTTCCGTATGTGGGTCAAATTCATCACTCTTTAAAAAGACGTCTTGCGTCGCTTTACCGATTGCAAGAATACGAGGAACGGTTGCCATTATTACACGACAGCCTTGCCGCTACTACCGAAAGCTTTAATCTTTTCTTCAACAACAGTCTGCACCGCACCATATACTTCGGGCATTAATTTCACGACTGCATATTCGTCGGGATTGTCTGCAAGCACCTTTTCGAGTGTTTTGCGGAATTCATAGCGCATGTCGCTGTTGATATTGATCTTACTTACGCCAATTCGTGCAGCTTCTTCAAAGTAATTAAGAGGTGTGCCGCTTCCACCATGAAGACTAATCTGACATTGAATACTGTCGCGAATTTTTTGAAGCAGCTCAAGATCAAGCTCTTTTGGTACGGGATATTTGCCATGTAGATTGCCTACTGCGGCAGCGAATGTATCTATACCTGTCGCCTCAACAAATTGCTTCGTACCTTCGGGTGTGGAGAATGTCTTTTTGATTTCTTCGTAGTCGATATTTTCAGTGTGCACATTAGATGAACCGCCAAAATAGTGGGGTTCGCTTTCAACAAGTGCACCAGTAAATTTAGCGTATTCGACCACTTCTTTGGTCTTCTCAATAATGTCTTCGGTTGAGGCATCATGATTGGCCTGTGAAATATCGATATGAATAAATTCAAATCCAGCGTCGATTGCACGTTTGCAATCTTCGACTGTAGGGCTGTGGTCAAGATTGATGTACATTTCAATCCCATATTCAGCCTTGTAGTTATCTACCATGTCACGGATGTTTTCGAGGCCAAGTGCTTTCACTTCGCCATCACTGACTTCAACAAGAACAGGAGAGTTTAGTTTTTGCGCCGCACGACAAACTGCAATAAGCGTTTCTTGGTTATCGACATTAAACGCACCGACTGCAAAATTCTGGCTGCGAGAACGCTGCATTAAATGGCGCGCTCTTAGCGTATTTTCACGAATTTCTTTGA
Proteins encoded in this window:
- a CDS encoding DEAD/DEAH box helicase; translated protein: MAFQQRRTGRPNNSRPQGGGFHSGGGGGRRGGGNRGPAKKYINPAKFINKAGAYEENVYESKNKFADFPFGAQLHHNVASKGYITPSAIQDQAIPHIVEGKDVIGLANTGTGKTAAFLLPIIERQSGITLRPSVLIMAPTRELAQQIDEQFREFAKGLNLYSALVVGGVSVDRQIRDLKRRPHFIIGTPGRLKDLMQRRILQLNNMTTLVLDEADRMLDMGFLPDIRQIVGEMPKDRQTLFFSATITPEIESLVHAFLNNPVTVSVRTSETSDHVEQDVIEARDKNHKVELLTEMLSNKEYDKVLVFGETKFGVQRLSDHLDNVGIPSAAIHGNKNQSQRQRALKQFKDNRVKVLVATDVAARGLDIPNVSHVINFDTPQTYEDYIHRIGRTGRAGAGGHAHTFIERR
- the uvrB gene encoding excinuclease ABC subunit UvrB — protein: MSQEFRLQTKYQPTGDQPSAISQLIAGLESGERKQTLLGVTGSGKTFTMANIIQNRQAPTLVLAHNKTLAAQLFSEFKAYFPDNEVHYFVSYFDYYQPEAYISSSDTYIEKDSKINDEIDRLRHAATSALLTRRDTIIVASVSCIYGIGSPDDYAEMSITITKGERRQQDKFVRLLTDIQYQRNDIDFHRGTFRVKGDVVDVFPAGDDVAYRIEFFGDDIDRITRIDPLTGEILGEPDSTTIFPSSHYVTPKQKLAVAIENIKREFEERVEWYEKHDKLLEAQRLSQRTKYDIEMLEETGFVKGIENYSRYLTNREPGEQPATLMDYFPDDFLLLVDESHQSLPQVRGMYNGDRARKEVLVEHGFRLPSALDNRPLTFAEFDNHINQAIYVSATPGDYELEHSPAPAEQIIRPTGLLDPEIIIRPTEGQIDDLIAEIRDRTAKNQRVLVTTLTKRMAEDLSAYLLEIGIKTAYIHSDVDTLERGDILKDLRMGVYDVLVGINLLREGLDLPEVSMVAIMDADKEGFLRSESALIQTIGRAARHEEGKVFMYADRITRSMQAAIDETKRRHAIQNAYNLEHGITPTSIAKEIDEGLRAIIPDKDKDKKPKLDLRKIPKDEYKSLIKDLTGQMELASANLEFEKAAELRDQIADIKEKL
- a CDS encoding carbohydrate kinase family protein gives rise to the protein MATVPRILAIGKATQDVFLKSDEFDPHTEGKIAYTHLPLGVKMEVSEVTFATGGNASNVAVTFARQGLHAEYMWTLGHDPASETILRDLDQEGVATSRVVRKDHYQAGYSTILIATNGERTILNHRGVSTDKKGTDIDFKAVEEADWVYPTSLANGGIDLLRHIVDHAEKHGTKVMLNPAGPELADPAKLKSLLESVEVLCMNKEEMQQIVEGETLEELVRHALNYVPVAIVSDGPNGVVASDGKTIVRAGMYEDVPVIDRTGAGDAFASGFLSQWVKGKSLKHSIIFASANSTSVVTKIGAKVGILHGDVRLHEMPLHEKPF
- a CDS encoding carbohydrate kinase family protein encodes the protein MAKFLQDLLGAKDPLFSASLQKLERATGQTGVDVKLIGDIRHHAHAVMRKLGLDPADTTKEELENALNAHADSEVLYEKTAYAGLILDGEAISFNQADIRENAKHAAGHGTRSLEHLQCELSKEIIHRYTGVAGTDVAVVEQFLDDADIKMCDHPEHIAEREKSNTAPAPSILSIGDIFTDAFIKLREDKARIDTDPDGSKRLSMEFGSKPPYERVDIVQAVGPSPNAAVAFSRLGLNSSLMAFLGDDVPGKESIVYLHSEEVDTSMISVQENTKSNYYYVLRYGADRTILVKNEAYDYKWQEPLQVPDWIYLALVSESSWQLHEDMLEYLNQHPSTKLAFQPGTFHFEWGPKKLAEVYRRSHMVVMNREEAVLVTGKDISSIADLTGALHELGPEIVVITDGPDGAYASDKKKVIKMPNYPDPAPPYDRTGAGDAFASTIVAALAQGESLETALTWAPINSMSVVQKLGAQAGLLHREELDEYLKGAPKDYHSQELQ
- a CDS encoding class II fructose-bisphosphate aldolase produces the protein MGLSIKEIRENTLRARHLMQRSRSQNFAVGAFNVDNQETLIAVCRAAQKLNSPVLVEVSDGEVKALGLENIRDMVDNYKAEYGIEMYINLDHSPTVEDCKRAIDAGFEFIHIDISQANHDASTEDIIEKTKEVVEYAKFTGALVESEPHYFGGSSNVHTENIDYEEIKKTFSTPEGTKQFVEATGIDTFAAAVGNLHGKYPVPKELDLELLQKIRDSIQCQISLHGGSGTPLNYFEEAARIGVSKININSDMRYEFRKTLEKVLADNPDEYAVVKLMPEVYGAVQTVVEEKIKAFGSSGKAVV
- a CDS encoding endonuclease/exonuclease/phosphatase family protein produces the protein MKIASWNVEGRLTLMTKKRRGTPEKILNMIETINADVFILPEAYMGQPATGVNERLQKMGYEWQDARYDERNDEDHPDDIYIRVLSRFKILENKQLRWNDVRGLLAVVIEDPKSGQKIRFIATHLDERTETRRLAQLKDAVSFINSSNMPTVMLGDFNAMHLDQKSQFIQNKVVKGMTFLIPHKRIKGRAGMLIEMATGTSLRFLESETNLRDIDLLHIPTTTPKLREMEWMPSIRMAQIDHIFASPEIQAVGFSVSKDGGSDHRAISANITIKSI